In Isosphaera pallida ATCC 43644, the sequence GGAGGCCGCACTGATTCAGTCGGCTCCGCTGTTGGGACTCATCACCGCCAAGACCAACCACCGGGTCAACCAGCTTCGCGCGGGCATGGTCTTCGAGCGAATCGCCCTGACCGCCACCTTGAGCGGCGTGCGTCTGCAACCGATCAGTTCCATCCTCGAAGTCGCTGCCACCCGCGACGAGTTGATCGACCTCACCCCCGACCCCGAGATGATTCCCCTGCACCTGTTTCGCATGGGCTATGCCGAGCCGGAGCACCGCGAGTCGCCCCGCCGTCCGCTTGAGGATGTCCTGATCTGAAGTGTGGGGAGTGGAGAGTGGGGAGTGGAGAGTGTGGGGAGTGGAGAGTGGGGAGAGTGGGGGTGAGTCATAGGGGGCAAAGCGAGTGGGGAGGGGTGTTCGAAGAACGTAGGCAACGTGGTCTGACGTGTGAAAGAAGAACATGTGGGTTGGGATTGGTTCCATGTGAGCGTTCCGAGACGAAAGGAACTCGCACTTTCTGGAAATGGGTCAGAATGGTTTACGGAACGGCGTTCCTTAAACCATCAAACCATCAGAAACTATTCTGGTTGATTGGACTGCTTCCTTGACCTTGACGAGGTCGTTCCAACAGCCCAGGGCAAGGCCCGGGGAGAGAAACGGCCGCCGTGCGGCCTCGCGTTCCACGATCCTAGCTGATCGCGCTGGTTCATCAACCCCGACGGCTCGAAGTTTGCCAGATAATCAAACGTCGGGGAATTGGAACCGCTCTCGGGACATCAACGATCCAGACGATGGTTAACGAAGGTGGGTCAGAATATGAATCTCCGGTGGGGTGGAAGAGGTGGCATTCGTCTCAGGGGCGGGCACGATCAGGCTGGGGCCGTTTGCGTGTCGAATCGGCCAACCGAGAGGGCGAACGAGGCTCAGAAACACGTCGAGAGGTTGAAGTTTGAGATTGATGCGAGGCGTAAGGTAGTGCATCGGCACCACGTGCCGGGGTTTCAACTCCACCAACAAGTCGCGGAGATCCTCGAGCGCCAAGGTGGGCGGTCCACCGGCAGGGACGAGCGCTAGGTCGCAACCCCGCAGCCCGGCGAGCTGGTCGGGCTCCAACGGGTGGCCCAGATCGCCCAGGAACAAAACGCGAACTCCGCCCAAGGTGAAGTCGAGGATCGTCACCGCCTCTTCAGGACGACGCGCGGGACTCTCGAAGACCCGTTGAGCGTGAAAGCGGACCCCGCCGAACTCGACGCCGTCAGGAGGAAACTCCAGACCACGCAACACGGTAAACGGGGGACGAATCTGCCCAAGGTGGCTATGGTAGCGGTCGTTCTCATGACTGACCACCACGACGTCGGCTGAGTCGTCGATCGGTTCGTAGCCGCCCGAGTCCGGCGAGCGGTAGGGGTCCAGAATGACGCGATGTCCCGAACCCTCCAGCTTGAACGCGGCATGACCGTACCAAGTGACACGCAGCCCAGTTGGAGTCAAATTGGTCATAGATGTGCGTGATTCATAATAATATCAAGAGTTTATGAATGGGTTCGAATGATCGTCGTGAGGGTGGGAGGGTGTGACAAGGTTTGATGGACGACGCAGTAGCGCTCGACCAGACGGGTGAGGTTGGCGAGTTGGTCGGCGTTGGCGTCGGCGTCCAGGTCGAAGAGCAGGCGAATCGCCGTGAATCCAACTGGAGCTTGCTTGGAGACGCCCATCGTGCCTCGGAAGTCTAGGTCGCCCTCGACTGTGACCGATCCTCCCCGTAGCGGAATCTCCATCGCGGTGGCGACCGCTTTGAGCGTCACCCCCGCGCAACCGGCCAGGGCCTGAAGCAGCATTTCGGCGGAGCAAGCCGAGAGACCGTCTCCACCGCAAGCCGGATGCAGACCCGCGGGCGTAACGCCGCTGAAAGTGTCGAGCGTCACGGTGATGCCCGCTCCTTCGAGCCGCCCGGTGGCCCTCAAGGTCGCTAGGGCAGCTTCAGGATGCTCTTGAAATCGGGTCTTCACCGGCGCTTGCAGAGCGCGGAGTTCGTCGCGGGTCATCATGAGACGAGTCCCTTCGAAACAACGAGAAAAGCGTGTGAAGAATCAACGGACGAAATGGGGCCAAGTGGAACCGGAACTCTCGACCCTTTCCCCTCTTCCCCCGCCATCCCTCCCCCTCCTTGCACGCCTCTCCGATCACCCCACCCCCTCACTTGGCCAGAGCGGCCTGACCAGCGGTGGATCGCTTGGACTCGGCCTGAAGCAGTTCCAGGTCAGTCTTCAGAGCGGCGAGGGTTTGGCGGGCCGCGTCGAGCGGAGCCGACTTGTCGGCGAAGGTTTTGGCGACGGCGGCCTGATCGGCCTTGGCCTTTTCGACCATCGCGCGGGCCTGGTCGTGGGCGTTTTGGG encodes:
- a CDS encoding MBL fold metallo-hydrolase yields the protein MTNLTPTGLRVTWYGHAAFKLEGSGHRVILDPYRSPDSGGYEPIDDSADVVVVSHENDRYHSHLGQIRPPFTVLRGLEFPPDGVEFGGVRFHAQRVFESPARRPEEAVTILDFTLGGVRVLFLGDLGHPLEPDQLAGLRGCDLALVPAGGPPTLALEDLRDLLVELKPRHVVPMHYLTPRINLKLQPLDVFLSLVRPLGWPIRHANGPSLIVPAPETNATSSTPPEIHILTHLR
- a CDS encoding OsmC family protein → MTRDELRALQAPVKTRFQEHPEAALATLRATGRLEGAGITVTLDTFSGVTPAGLHPACGGDGLSACSAEMLLQALAGCAGVTLKAVATAMEIPLRGGSVTVEGDLDFRGTMGVSKQAPVGFTAIRLLFDLDADANADQLANLTRLVERYCVVHQTLSHPPTLTTIIRTHS